A stretch of the Candidatus Binatia bacterium genome encodes the following:
- a CDS encoding HlyD family secretion protein: MDADSAVRRGPLKEAPPLKEAPAEPVRTRPRRTKMLVIAGVALLLVAAVAGYFWLSSRGREGTDDAQVEGHVIPVLSRVSGYVREVRVEENQRVRAGDLLVVLDDKDLTARLRKAEADLAVARSSTGPGGESAAEVGAARAAVAQARAETDRTAAELRRDRELAAQGAIARQELDNAVAAAQAAQAALRAAQNRAEAAVAGSRGSTAKVASAVAERDEAALEESYARITAPHDGVVTKKSVEVGQLVQPGQALLAVVPLRDVWVVANFKETQLEELKPGDPATIRADAYHGHSFRGHVESLSPATGARFSLLPPDNATGNFVKVVQRVPVKIALDEPPDPARPLRPGMSVRVSVRTTR; this comes from the coding sequence ATGGATGCCGATTCCGCCGTTCGCCGCGGCCCGCTGAAGGAGGCGCCGCCCCTGAAGGAAGCGCCGGCCGAGCCGGTCCGAACGAGGCCGCGCCGGACGAAGATGCTCGTCATCGCCGGCGTCGCCCTGCTCCTCGTCGCGGCCGTCGCCGGATACTTCTGGCTCTCCTCGCGGGGGCGCGAGGGCACCGACGACGCGCAGGTCGAGGGGCACGTGATCCCGGTCCTCTCGCGCGTGAGCGGGTACGTCCGCGAGGTCCGCGTCGAAGAGAACCAGCGCGTCCGCGCCGGAGATCTCCTGGTCGTGCTCGACGACAAGGACCTGACGGCGCGGCTTCGCAAGGCGGAGGCCGATCTCGCCGTGGCCCGGTCCTCGACCGGCCCCGGCGGCGAGAGCGCGGCCGAAGTGGGCGCGGCGCGGGCGGCCGTCGCGCAGGCGCGCGCCGAGACCGATCGCACCGCGGCGGAGCTGCGCCGCGACCGCGAGCTCGCGGCCCAGGGGGCGATCGCGCGCCAGGAGCTGGACAACGCGGTCGCGGCGGCGCAGGCCGCCCAGGCCGCGCTCCGCGCCGCGCAGAACCGGGCGGAGGCCGCCGTCGCCGGCTCGAGAGGATCGACCGCGAAAGTCGCCTCGGCGGTGGCGGAGCGCGACGAAGCGGCCCTCGAGGAATCCTACGCGCGCATCACGGCGCCGCACGACGGCGTCGTGACGAAGAAGAGCGTCGAGGTGGGCCAGCTGGTGCAGCCCGGCCAGGCGCTCCTCGCCGTCGTGCCGCTCCGGGACGTCTGGGTCGTGGCCAACTTCAAGGAAACCCAGCTCGAGGAGCTGAAGCCCGGCGATCCCGCCACGATTCGCGCGGACGCCTATCACGGGCACTCGTTCCGCGGCCACGTCGAGAGCCTGAGCCCCGCGACGGGCGCGCGCTTTTCCCTGCTCCCACCCGACAACGCGACCGGGAACTTCGTCAAGGTCGTGCAGCGCGTCCCCGTGAAGATCGCCCTGGACGAGCCCCCCGATCCCGCGCGCCCCCTGCGTCCCGGGATGAGCGTCCGGGTTTCGGTCCGCACGACGCGGTGA
- a CDS encoding histidine phosphatase family protein — translation MTGREATRLYIARHGATPLTAEDRFSGDEGVELSEEGRRQAALLGERLRGEGIAAVYASPLSRAMDTARLACAACGEASLEPMARDGLREIRHGHWEGKSRTEVEARFGSEYAAWEADPFTFAPEGGESGVQVLARALPVIREIVTRHEGARVLVVSHKATIRLVLSSLLGIDERGYRDRLDQAPAALNVLDFKGPVRARLMLFNDTSHYASRPRVPGRNLSKWWDRERAE, via the coding sequence GTGACGGGGCGCGAGGCGACGCGCCTCTACATCGCCCGGCACGGCGCCACGCCGCTGACCGCCGAGGACCGCTTCTCCGGAGACGAGGGGGTCGAGCTCTCCGAAGAGGGGCGCCGCCAGGCCGCGCTCCTGGGCGAGCGCCTTCGCGGCGAGGGGATCGCCGCCGTCTACGCGAGCCCGCTCTCGCGCGCCATGGACACGGCGCGCCTCGCCTGCGCCGCGTGCGGCGAGGCGAGCCTCGAGCCGATGGCGCGCGACGGCCTGCGGGAGATCCGGCACGGGCACTGGGAAGGGAAGAGCCGCACCGAGGTCGAGGCTCGCTTCGGGAGCGAGTACGCCGCCTGGGAGGCCGACCCCTTCACGTTCGCGCCGGAGGGAGGGGAGTCGGGCGTCCAGGTGCTCGCGCGGGCGCTGCCGGTGATCCGGGAGATCGTGACGCGTCACGAAGGGGCGCGCGTCCTCGTCGTGTCGCACAAGGCGACCATCCGCCTCGTGCTCTCCAGCCTGCTCGGGATCGACGAGCGCGGGTACCGCGACCGCCTGGACCAGGCGCCGGCCGCGCTCAACGTGCTCGACTTCAAGGGTCCCGTGCGCGCCCGCCTCATGCTGTTCAACGACACCTCGCATTACGCGAGCCGGCCGCGCGTGCCGGGGAGGAACCTCTCGAAGTGGTGGGACCGGGAACGGGCGGAGTAG
- a CDS encoding lipid-binding SYLF domain-containing protein: protein MHPKLIRFATAVLFGVAALAPAARAADSVPSDEAERLDKARVAFQEIRDMKDENIPRPLMERARCVAVFPGMVKGALGWGARVGKGVMSCRDASGHWGPPIFLTVKGGSFGFQIGVEKADVVLFFMTDKSARSLMESKFTLGGKAGLAAGPVGRTAEASTDLKLDAEIYSYARSKGLFAGISLEGARVAPDDKATRRFYGPSADGKKILTDHAAPANPPAARAFVEALP, encoded by the coding sequence ATGCACCCCAAGCTGATCCGATTCGCGACCGCGGTCCTGTTCGGCGTCGCCGCTCTGGCGCCCGCGGCGCGCGCCGCCGATTCCGTACCGAGCGACGAGGCGGAGCGCCTCGACAAGGCCCGCGTCGCCTTCCAGGAGATCCGCGACATGAAGGACGAGAACATCCCGCGCCCGCTGATGGAGCGCGCCCGCTGCGTCGCCGTCTTCCCCGGCATGGTGAAGGGCGCGCTGGGCTGGGGCGCGCGCGTCGGGAAGGGCGTGATGAGCTGCCGGGACGCCTCGGGCCACTGGGGCCCGCCGATCTTCCTCACGGTCAAAGGAGGGAGCTTCGGGTTCCAGATCGGGGTGGAGAAGGCCGACGTCGTGCTCTTCTTCATGACCGACAAGAGCGCCCGATCGCTGATGGAGAGCAAGTTCACGCTCGGCGGCAAGGCGGGCCTCGCCGCGGGGCCGGTGGGCCGGACCGCCGAGGCCTCCACCGATCTCAAGCTCGACGCCGAGATCTATTCCTATGCGCGATCGAAAGGGCTCTTCGCGGGGATCTCGCTGGAAGGGGCGCGCGTCGCCCCCGACGACAAGGCCACCCGCCGCTTCTACGGCCCCTCGGCGGACGGGAAGAAGATCCTGACGGACCATGCGGCTCCGGCGAACCCGCCCGCGGCGCGGGCGTTCGTGGAGGCGCTTCCGTAG
- a CDS encoding DHA2 family efflux MFS transporter permease subunit, translated as MNRSAPRWLITVSVLTGTIMAVLDASIVNVALPDMSGSLGASTTEITWVIAGYMLANVVIMPIIALLSARFGRKRFYVANIVLFTSASMLCGMARSLPLMVVFRILQGIGGGVLMTVSQAILRETFPPEEQGLAMGLYGMGVVVAPAVGPTLGGWLTDTYSWPWIFFINVPLGMLCLFLVLRYVHDPPYLARDTGSIDFPGLALMTVGLGCLQLVLEQGAEKDWFESTWILALAVTAAAGLTLFLWRELTTERPAVNLRLAKNASFSSATFLGGILGMGLYGSLFILPLFLQRLLGYTAMQSGLALAPRSITMAVVMPLSGYLYNRIGPRALVAAGLAVSAWSFYDLSRLSLQTSAASILVPQIWQGVGFGLIFVALSTAALATIPRRDVTAAAGLYNVVRQVFGSVGVALAATQLQTGTRRYHAILSWQVTGYSEATSRWLAAARSGFARASADSVEAARRALAALDRIVLGQATVMAYNHAFFLVAILFVAAVPLAFLLRGHEGGDHAESVAAEA; from the coding sequence GTGAACCGCTCCGCGCCGCGATGGCTGATCACGGTCAGCGTGCTGACCGGAACGATCATGGCCGTCCTCGACGCGAGCATCGTGAATGTGGCCCTGCCCGACATGAGCGGGAGCCTGGGCGCCTCCACGACCGAGATCACCTGGGTCATCGCGGGCTACATGCTCGCGAACGTGGTGATCATGCCGATCATCGCCCTCCTCTCGGCGCGGTTCGGGCGGAAGCGCTTCTACGTCGCCAACATCGTCCTCTTCACCTCCGCCTCCATGCTCTGCGGGATGGCGCGCTCCCTTCCCCTCATGGTGGTGTTCCGCATCCTCCAGGGGATCGGCGGGGGCGTGCTCATGACGGTTTCCCAGGCGATCCTCCGCGAGACCTTCCCGCCCGAGGAGCAGGGGCTGGCGATGGGCCTCTACGGCATGGGCGTCGTGGTCGCGCCCGCCGTGGGCCCCACGCTGGGGGGCTGGCTGACCGACACCTATTCGTGGCCCTGGATCTTCTTCATCAACGTCCCGCTCGGGATGCTCTGCCTCTTCCTGGTCCTGCGCTACGTGCACGACCCGCCCTACCTGGCGCGGGATACCGGCTCGATCGACTTCCCCGGTCTCGCGCTCATGACGGTGGGACTGGGCTGCCTGCAGCTGGTGCTGGAGCAGGGGGCCGAGAAGGACTGGTTCGAATCGACCTGGATCCTCGCGCTGGCCGTGACGGCCGCGGCGGGGCTGACGCTCTTCCTCTGGCGCGAGCTCACGACGGAGCGGCCGGCGGTGAACCTGCGCCTGGCGAAGAACGCCTCCTTCAGCTCGGCCACGTTCCTCGGCGGGATCCTCGGGATGGGACTCTACGGAAGCCTCTTCATCCTGCCGCTCTTCCTCCAGCGCCTGCTCGGCTACACCGCCATGCAGTCGGGGCTGGCGCTCGCTCCGCGCAGCATCACGATGGCCGTGGTCATGCCGCTGAGCGGCTATCTCTACAACCGGATCGGCCCGCGCGCGCTGGTGGCCGCCGGGCTCGCGGTGAGCGCGTGGTCGTTCTACGACCTGTCGCGCCTCTCGCTCCAGACGAGCGCCGCATCGATCCTGGTGCCTCAGATCTGGCAGGGCGTGGGATTCGGGCTGATCTTCGTGGCGTTGAGCACGGCCGCGCTCGCGACCATTCCGCGCCGCGATGTGACGGCCGCGGCCGGCCTCTACAACGTGGTGCGGCAGGTCTTCGGCAGCGTCGGCGTCGCGCTGGCGGCGACCCAGCTCCAGACCGGGACGCGCCGCTACCACGCGATCCTATCCTGGCAGGTCACCGGCTACAGCGAAGCGACGTCGCGATGGCTCGCCGCCGCGCGGAGCGGCTTCGCGCGCGCCTCCGCCGATTCGGTGGAGGCGGCGCGGCGCGCGCTCGCCGCGCTCGACCGGATCGTGCTCGGCCAGGCGACGGTCATGGCGTACAACCATGCCTTCTTCCTCGTGGCCATCCTCTTCGTCGCCGCGGTGCCGCTCGCGTTCCTCCTGCGCGGGCACGAGGGCGGCGATCACGCCGAGTCGGTCGCCGCCGAGGCCTGA
- a CDS encoding DUF423 domain-containing protein: protein MKPAALFGMLGAVFGFLGVAAGAFGAHALRDTLPPERLQVFETGARYQLIHALALVAVALALDRAATGPATAAGWLFVLGQVIFAGSLYALALSGVRLWGAVTPLGGLCYLGGWAFLAWSFARR, encoded by the coding sequence ATGAAGCCCGCCGCGCTCTTCGGCATGCTGGGCGCGGTCTTCGGCTTCCTGGGGGTCGCGGCGGGCGCATTCGGCGCGCACGCCCTTCGCGACACCCTTCCGCCGGAGCGGCTCCAGGTCTTCGAGACGGGGGCGCGCTACCAGCTGATCCACGCGCTGGCCCTGGTCGCGGTCGCCCTGGCTCTGGACCGCGCCGCCACGGGCCCGGCGACCGCGGCCGGATGGCTCTTCGTGCTGGGTCAGGTGATCTTCGCGGGAAGCCTCTACGCGCTCGCGCTGAGCGGCGTCCGCCTCTGGGGCGCCGTCACCCCCCTGGGCGGCCTCTGCTACCTCGGGGGCTGGGCGTTTCTCGCGTGGTCCTTCGCGAGGCGCTGA